The Nitrospiraceae bacterium genome has a window encoding:
- the rny gene encoding ribonuclease Y encodes MVPISLSVIAYILTTLLGAGAGVGLYEFLRRRSAQARRVEAEDQSAQIIQAAQREAENVVKEARLEAKDLVFQAKTDVEKEQKSRLAETATVERRIAQREETLDKKFGVLEKREGEALKREQELIRREEGLVQKEAQCAQAVKEHREALERVAGLTADEAKRQLVQEMESQARLEAAGLAKRTLEEAKENAEREAREIIARSIQRVTRDYVNEATISVVPIPNDAMKGRIIGREGRNIRAIEAATGIDLIIDETPEAVIISGFDPLRREIAKVSLERLMHDGRIHPTRIEEIVDKVKTEIEKLMIEEAEKVIFEVGLSDFHPELVKVLGRLKYRTSYGQNNLYHAREAAYICGIMASELGLDVKLAKRGALLHDIGKAVSHEEEGPHAMLGAEIAKKYGEHPKVVNAIAAHHEQVEPICPETVLVASAEALSAARPGARREALESYVKRLEKLESLATGLKGVQKAYAIQAGREIRVIVKQEDLTDPECFQLSRDLAKKIEQELTYPGQIKVTVIRESRFVDYAK; translated from the coding sequence GTGGTTCCCATTTCTCTCAGCGTGATTGCCTATATTCTGACAACATTGTTAGGCGCGGGCGCGGGCGTCGGGTTGTATGAGTTCCTTCGCCGCCGGTCGGCACAGGCTCGCCGGGTTGAAGCCGAGGACCAGTCTGCGCAGATCATTCAAGCGGCGCAACGGGAAGCCGAGAATGTGGTGAAGGAGGCCAGACTAGAGGCCAAGGACTTGGTGTTTCAGGCCAAGACTGATGTGGAAAAGGAGCAGAAGTCTCGGCTAGCTGAGACCGCGACGGTCGAGAGGCGCATCGCCCAGCGAGAGGAAACCCTCGACAAGAAATTCGGCGTCCTCGAAAAGCGGGAAGGTGAAGCACTCAAGCGCGAGCAAGAGTTGATCCGGCGTGAAGAGGGCTTGGTTCAAAAAGAGGCGCAGTGCGCCCAGGCTGTCAAAGAACATCGTGAAGCGTTGGAACGGGTGGCCGGACTGACGGCCGACGAAGCCAAGCGGCAGCTGGTTCAGGAGATGGAGAGCCAGGCACGGTTGGAAGCTGCGGGGCTTGCCAAACGGACGCTCGAGGAAGCAAAGGAAAACGCCGAACGCGAGGCGCGTGAAATAATCGCCCGATCGATTCAGCGGGTTACCCGCGACTACGTGAACGAAGCCACGATTTCTGTGGTTCCGATTCCAAATGACGCCATGAAGGGGCGCATCATCGGTCGCGAGGGCCGGAATATTCGGGCAATCGAGGCGGCGACCGGCATCGATCTCATCATCGACGAAACACCGGAAGCCGTCATTATTTCCGGATTCGATCCGCTACGCCGAGAGATCGCGAAGGTTTCCCTTGAGCGCCTGATGCACGACGGTCGGATTCACCCGACGCGTATCGAGGAAATCGTCGACAAGGTGAAGACGGAGATCGAGAAGCTGATGATCGAAGAGGCGGAAAAGGTCATCTTCGAGGTCGGGCTCTCGGATTTCCATCCTGAACTGGTCAAGGTACTTGGGCGGTTGAAGTATCGCACCAGTTACGGCCAAAACAATCTCTACCACGCCCGCGAGGCCGCGTACATCTGCGGTATTATGGCTTCCGAACTCGGCCTGGACGTGAAGTTGGCAAAGCGCGGTGCGCTGCTGCACGACATCGGCAAGGCCGTCAGCCATGAAGAGGAAGGGCCCCACGCCATGCTCGGGGCCGAGATCGCGAAGAAATACGGGGAACATCCCAAGGTGGTGAACGCGATCGCTGCCCACCACGAACAGGTCGAGCCGATTTGTCCTGAGACGGTCTTGGTCGCGTCGGCTGAGGCGCTCTCGGCCGCCAGGCCAGGGGCAAGGCGAGAAGCGCTCGAATCGTACGTCAAGCGGCTTGAGAAATTAGAGTCGCTGGCCACCGGGCTCAAGGGAGTGCAGAAGGCCTACGCGATTCAGGCCGGCCGTGAGATTCGCGTCATTGTGAAACAGGAAGATTTGACCGATCCCGAGTGTTTTCAGCTGTCGAGGGATCTGGCGAAGAAGATCGAACAGGAATTGACCTATCCGGGCCAGATCAAAGTGACAGTGATCAGGGAAAGCCGGTTCGTCGATTACGCCAAGTGA
- a CDS encoding transglycosylase SLT domain-containing protein, producing the protein MSRPSRRTLSVCLAAWILASCALPTAIADSPPIPATTPPACEEPEACFRAAVGIKEGRGTPAQRDQLLASKIEQLRQLLNLYPGTIWAKRGEILLGTLLVEREPAEAVRYLREAQRDTPILDDYLRLWIGGALLKMNDAPQAAEMLESIPQAVPDSNVLAKAAYLTGDAWYAAGAYGKAADWFSRALGLADKDPAAPAALLHLADCQVRDAKFPEARATLKLLYLRYPHSPEAKDAKTRLDAGVGGEFWTPTAEDHYIRAQAFFAQALQAEGVEEVRRFLGMAPGHPRRFEARLKLGVAAVRLKQYDVARDVFRGLAADRVQESAEATVWLARVYLRQGHGDKLLDLARSVGNGSLSGDQRAMVHLFAGVWLEDQGRFDEAIAMFQHVAKLGDSASQRAEGLWRVGWAQYRVARYQESAGTFRLVAESRANGLDSQGMYWQVRASERDARQRDRSAESYAQVCERYAYSYYCQLAAQRATLSPSVPPPSTPQPAESTTGVNGERLPETRRAEIERHPAYRRGIELKTLGLGQDASREIGYLTELYSRDQDVLLAFSAMLSEAGAYHPALRIAKIHFRDKLERAGMPVAPELWSVAYPTGLLPLIEAQGIKTVDPLLAAAIIREESQYDEKAVSMVGAIGLMQLMPVTANAVAQRYGFPAVSREELFDQETNIRLGVRYLGQLLEQYSGNMAYAVAAYNAGPIAVNGWIAMHRGRDQDEFVELIPYQETRLYVKRVLRSYGEYVRLRSGAATASAAPVS; encoded by the coding sequence GTGAGCCGACCTTCCCGACGGACCCTTTCTGTCTGTCTTGCAGCGTGGATCCTGGCCTCGTGCGCCCTTCCGACGGCCATTGCCGATTCTCCGCCGATTCCTGCGACCACGCCTCCAGCCTGTGAGGAGCCGGAAGCCTGTTTCCGAGCCGCAGTCGGGATCAAGGAGGGGCGAGGTACGCCGGCTCAGCGTGATCAATTATTGGCATCGAAGATCGAGCAGCTGCGCCAGCTGTTGAACCTTTACCCTGGGACGATCTGGGCTAAACGCGGGGAGATCTTGCTTGGCACACTGCTGGTCGAGCGAGAACCTGCCGAGGCGGTTCGTTACCTGAGGGAGGCGCAGCGGGACACACCCATCTTGGACGACTATCTCCGGCTGTGGATCGGCGGCGCGTTACTCAAGATGAATGATGCGCCTCAAGCCGCTGAAATGCTCGAAAGCATTCCCCAGGCGGTGCCTGATTCCAATGTGTTGGCAAAGGCGGCCTATCTCACGGGCGACGCCTGGTATGCGGCCGGCGCCTATGGGAAGGCGGCCGATTGGTTCAGTCGGGCGCTCGGCCTGGCCGACAAAGATCCGGCGGCACCGGCAGCGTTACTGCATTTGGCGGATTGCCAAGTTCGAGATGCTAAATTTCCGGAGGCCCGGGCGACGTTGAAGCTCCTCTATTTGCGGTATCCCCACAGTCCGGAGGCGAAGGACGCGAAGACGCGACTTGATGCGGGTGTCGGCGGTGAATTCTGGACTCCTACGGCAGAGGACCATTACATCCGTGCCCAGGCGTTCTTCGCGCAGGCCCTCCAAGCTGAAGGAGTCGAGGAGGTCCGCCGGTTTTTGGGTATGGCACCGGGACATCCACGGCGTTTCGAAGCGCGTCTGAAGTTGGGGGTTGCGGCGGTGCGGTTGAAACAATACGACGTGGCCAGGGACGTGTTCCGAGGGCTTGCGGCCGATCGGGTCCAGGAGTCCGCCGAAGCCACCGTGTGGTTAGCGCGGGTGTACCTGCGGCAGGGGCATGGGGACAAGCTGTTGGATTTGGCCCGGTCTGTCGGCAACGGCTCGCTGAGCGGTGACCAGCGGGCGATGGTCCACCTCTTCGCTGGCGTGTGGCTGGAAGACCAGGGGCGATTCGATGAGGCCATTGCGATGTTCCAGCATGTGGCCAAGCTTGGGGATTCCGCCAGTCAACGCGCCGAAGGGCTCTGGCGAGTCGGTTGGGCCCAGTATCGCGTGGCGCGGTATCAAGAGTCCGCCGGCACATTCAGGCTCGTCGCAGAGTCTCGGGCAAACGGATTGGACTCTCAGGGGATGTATTGGCAGGTGCGGGCGAGTGAGCGTGACGCTCGTCAGAGGGACAGGTCAGCCGAGTCCTACGCCCAGGTGTGTGAGCGCTACGCCTACAGCTACTATTGCCAGCTGGCCGCACAGCGCGCGACGCTGTCACCATCGGTCCCGCCGCCCTCTACGCCTCAACCTGCCGAGTCCACGACCGGTGTGAATGGCGAGCGGCTGCCCGAGACGCGCCGTGCCGAGATTGAGCGGCATCCGGCCTATCGCCGAGGTATTGAACTGAAGACTTTGGGCTTGGGACAGGACGCCTCCCGCGAAATCGGCTACCTGACGGAACTGTACAGTCGCGATCAGGATGTGTTGCTCGCGTTTTCCGCCATGCTGAGTGAGGCGGGTGCCTACCATCCTGCATTGCGGATCGCCAAGATCCATTTCCGCGACAAGTTGGAGCGGGCGGGGATGCCCGTTGCACCGGAACTCTGGTCGGTCGCGTACCCGACGGGTCTGTTGCCGTTGATTGAAGCGCAGGGGATCAAGACGGTCGACCCACTCCTGGCTGCTGCCATTATTCGGGAAGAGAGCCAGTACGATGAAAAAGCCGTATCGATGGTGGGCGCGATCGGATTGATGCAACTCATGCCGGTGACGGCCAACGCCGTGGCGCAACGCTATGGATTTCCTGCTGTGAGCCGGGAAGAGCTCTTCGATCAGGAGACGAACATTCGGCTGGGCGTGCGCTATCTGGGCCAGCTCCTCGAGCAATATTCTGGAAATATGGCCTATGCGGTGGCGGCGTACAATGCCGGTCCGATTGCCGTGAACGGCTGGATCGCCATGCATCGGGGGCGGGATCAAGATGAGTTTGTGGAACTGATCCCCTACCAGGAAACCCGATTGTATGTGAAGCGGGTACTCCGAAGTTATGGTGAATATGTCCGTCTGCGAAGCGGTGCCGCGACCGCCTCCGCTGCTCCGGTTTCTTGA
- the rlmN gene encoding 23S rRNA (adenine(2503)-C(2))-methyltransferase RlmN, with amino-acid sequence MPPSIGERINLLALSEAELADFVRGLGWPAYRAQQILRWLYQHRIKHPAAMTNLSQADRTRLTETCTIEQPERVERFSSKDGTQKFVITLVDSRQIECVLIPDDDRLTLCISTQVGCTLDCRFCLTGTMGLQRNLKTHEILGQVLLAQDELGEDRRLTNLVFMGMGEPLANLDAVADAVIKLTNQPWGLGFSPRRITISTAGLASRIKDVAPLKVNLAISLNAPTDQLRREIMPAVDRLHPLEHLMAACRAYPLAQRDRLTFEYVLLADLNDGPEQARALVRLLRGLRCKVNLIAFNPFPGSPYRRPTDETVAAFQETLRRAHVDVYLRRSRGRDVLGACGQLGRLGQSNPPVALTQIQPRC; translated from the coding sequence ATGCCCCCTTCCATCGGCGAACGCATCAATCTGCTGGCGCTGAGCGAAGCAGAACTCGCCGACTTCGTGCGCGGGCTCGGCTGGCCTGCCTATCGCGCACAGCAAATTCTCCGTTGGCTGTATCAGCACCGGATCAAACACCCGGCCGCAATGACCAACTTGTCTCAGGCGGATCGCACACGTTTGACCGAAACCTGCACGATCGAGCAGCCGGAACGGGTTGAGCGCTTCTCCTCGAAAGACGGCACCCAAAAGTTCGTCATTACGCTCGTGGATAGTCGGCAGATCGAGTGCGTGCTGATACCCGACGACGATCGGCTGACGCTCTGCATCTCTACCCAAGTCGGGTGCACGCTCGACTGTCGATTCTGCCTGACCGGCACGATGGGGCTACAACGGAATCTGAAAACCCACGAGATCCTCGGCCAGGTGCTGCTGGCCCAGGATGAGTTAGGCGAGGACCGCCGCCTGACGAATCTCGTGTTCATGGGCATGGGAGAACCCCTAGCGAATCTGGATGCGGTGGCGGACGCCGTGATCAAGCTCACCAATCAACCATGGGGGCTGGGCTTCTCCCCTCGGCGCATCACAATCTCGACGGCTGGGCTCGCGTCGCGCATCAAAGACGTGGCGCCGCTGAAGGTGAACCTGGCCATTTCCTTGAACGCTCCGACCGACCAGCTTCGCCGCGAAATCATGCCCGCCGTCGATCGACTGCACCCGCTTGAACATCTCATGGCGGCCTGTCGGGCCTACCCCCTGGCACAGCGCGACCGTCTCACCTTCGAATACGTGCTGCTGGCTGACCTCAATGACGGCCCCGAACAAGCCCGAGCGTTGGTGCGGCTGCTTCGCGGGCTCCGCTGCAAAGTGAACCTCATTGCCTTCAACCCGTTCCCGGGCAGCCCCTATCGGCGGCCGACCGACGAAACCGTTGCGGCGTTCCAGGAAACTTTACGCCGCGCACACGTGGATGTGTATCTGCGGAGGAGCCGAGGTCGCGATGTGCTGGGTGCCTGCGGTCAACTCGGACGCCTCGGTCAGTCGAATCCGCCGGTTGCCTTGACACAGATTCAGCCCCGTTGCTAG
- a CDS encoding exodeoxyribonuclease VII large subunit produces the protein MPGPDALPRQIVSVSALTRIIRRSLEEQFQDVWIEGEVSNLRVPSSGHMYFTLKDEQAQIRAVLFRSGAGRLRFALQEGLSVIVRGRVTVYEPRGEYQVIVDYAEPKGIGALQLAFEQLKARLEAEGLFAEDRKRPLPAFPRTVGVVTSLTGAAIRDILAVLQRRFPVADVLIAPVAVQGQEAAVQIADAISALGSQRDVDVLIVGRGGGSLEDLWSFNEEIVVRAIAGSPVPVVSAVGHEIDVTLSDFAADYRAPTPSAAAEAVVPVLEEVVDRLASAESRVRRAMKVCLLQSRHMLDRYVSLLADTRYLVHRQTQRLDEAEAALVRWMSQRVTQLHRHAVELDYQVRVSSPQRTIRQSMGLVPQLLQRLDHAIGKRLLQRRQVLHARLASLDALSPLAILQRGYCLLQTVPDGQIIKRASEVHIGDKVTARLATGRLVCSVQDVQSHVST, from the coding sequence ATGCCTGGGCCTGATGCGCTTCCTCGCCAAATCGTTTCCGTTTCAGCACTTACTCGGATCATCCGCCGTTCTCTGGAAGAGCAATTCCAGGATGTGTGGATTGAAGGAGAAGTGTCCAACCTTCGTGTCCCTAGTTCCGGCCACATGTACTTCACGTTGAAGGACGAGCAGGCTCAGATTCGCGCGGTGCTGTTCCGATCGGGCGCGGGCCGGCTGAGGTTTGCTTTGCAAGAGGGCTTGTCGGTCATCGTGCGTGGACGCGTCACGGTGTATGAGCCGCGTGGCGAGTACCAAGTGATCGTTGACTATGCAGAGCCGAAGGGGATTGGCGCGCTCCAACTTGCGTTCGAGCAGCTCAAAGCACGATTGGAGGCTGAAGGCCTGTTCGCAGAGGACCGGAAGCGTCCCCTTCCGGCGTTTCCTCGAACCGTCGGCGTCGTGACTTCCCTGACCGGCGCGGCCATCCGTGACATCCTCGCGGTGTTGCAGCGACGGTTTCCCGTCGCCGACGTCCTGATCGCACCAGTGGCGGTACAGGGGCAGGAGGCCGCGGTTCAGATTGCCGATGCGATCAGCGCTTTGGGTTCCCAGCGGGATGTTGATGTGCTCATCGTCGGACGGGGCGGCGGGTCGCTGGAAGATCTCTGGTCCTTCAATGAAGAGATCGTGGTCCGTGCCATCGCGGGGTCACCGGTGCCGGTCGTGTCGGCGGTCGGGCATGAAATCGATGTGACGCTGTCAGATTTTGCCGCCGACTATCGCGCGCCGACTCCCTCGGCGGCGGCCGAAGCGGTCGTGCCGGTGTTGGAGGAAGTGGTCGATCGTCTGGCCTCAGCCGAAAGCCGCGTGCGGCGGGCGATGAAGGTCTGTCTACTGCAGTCGCGGCATATGTTGGACCGGTACGTGAGTCTGCTGGCGGACACGCGGTATCTGGTCCACCGTCAGACTCAGCGGCTCGACGAGGCGGAGGCGGCCTTGGTACGATGGATGAGTCAGCGTGTGACGCAATTGCATCGCCACGCGGTGGAATTGGATTATCAGGTGCGGGTCTCCAGCCCTCAACGGACGATCAGGCAATCCATGGGCCTGGTCCCGCAACTCCTTCAGCGGCTGGATCATGCGATTGGGAAGAGGTTGCTGCAACGGCGGCAGGTGCTCCATGCCAGGCTGGCCTCGCTCGATGCACTGAGCCCATTGGCCATCTTGCAGCGCGGATACTGTTTGCTGCAGACCGTCCCTGACGGGCAGATCATCAAGCGGGCATCGGAAGTTCATATTGGCGACAAGGTGACGGCGAGATTGGCGACCGGGCGGTTGGTCTGTTCGGTCCAAGATGTTCAATCCCATGTGTCGACTTGA
- the zapB gene encoding cell division protein ZapB: MTLERLDALESRIRDLVKLVQDVKRKNASLEDELRLARERLATRDDENRRWERERLDIRSRIEKVLGEIEVLECLDTSKEVALD, encoded by the coding sequence ATGACTTTAGAGCGTCTTGATGCCCTGGAATCCCGTATTCGCGATTTGGTGAAGTTGGTCCAAGATGTAAAGCGGAAGAACGCCTCGCTCGAGGACGAGCTTCGGCTTGCACGGGAGCGCCTGGCAACTCGTGATGATGAAAACCGCCGTTGGGAGCGCGAACGCCTGGATATTCGGTCCCGTATCGAAAAGGTACTGGGGGAAATCGAGGTGTTGGAGTGTTTAGACACATCCAAGGAGGTGGCGCTTGACTAA
- a CDS encoding insulinase family protein: MTSQSTRPNRFRASILSALFPALLLAWLPTPAKAVEPKEFTLSNDMKVLLVEVPKAPVATVQVWYKVGSRNEVMGRAGLSHMLEHMMFKGTTKYPKGSFSRLIRKNGGMDNAFTSQDFTAYFENLAADRVGLALELEADRMQGLVLDVNEFKTEREVVKEERRLRSEDDPQGALVESLFAQSFMSHPYHWPVIGWFADLEAMNLDDLQRHYDTYYSPNNATLVVVGDIKAESLLPTIARLFEPIPKGPSPKPLTVREPDQRGERRFLLKREAQLPFVMMGYRVPNYTSDDSYALNILESILSHGKSARLYQSLVYDQKLALAVGADYGLMQADPGLFYFYALVKPGEKTEAVEEALLKEIHRLQTEPPTELELQRAKNQIEAAHIFEQDSNFRHAMLLGEAETVGAGWRKVEQFIDRTRAVTVQDVLRVANQYLSADVRTTGILLPNPPRQNAAATPAP, translated from the coding sequence ATGACTAGCCAGTCGACACGCCCCAATCGGTTCCGCGCGTCAATCCTGAGCGCTTTATTTCCGGCTCTGCTTCTTGCCTGGCTTCCGACGCCGGCGAAAGCCGTCGAACCCAAAGAATTTACCCTGTCGAACGATATGAAGGTCCTGCTGGTCGAGGTGCCGAAGGCACCCGTTGCCACCGTGCAGGTCTGGTACAAAGTCGGCTCCCGCAATGAGGTCATGGGGCGGGCAGGCCTGTCCCACATGCTCGAACATATGATGTTCAAGGGAACGACCAAATACCCGAAAGGCTCGTTCTCCCGCCTGATTCGTAAGAATGGCGGCATGGACAACGCCTTCACGAGTCAGGATTTTACCGCCTATTTCGAGAATCTCGCCGCTGACCGAGTGGGCCTCGCACTGGAACTGGAAGCAGACCGCATGCAGGGCTTGGTACTCGACGTGAACGAATTCAAGACCGAGCGCGAAGTGGTCAAGGAAGAGCGCCGGCTCCGATCGGAGGATGATCCGCAAGGAGCCCTGGTTGAATCACTCTTCGCCCAATCCTTTATGAGCCACCCCTATCACTGGCCGGTCATCGGGTGGTTTGCGGATCTCGAGGCGATGAACCTGGACGATTTGCAGCGCCACTATGACACCTATTATTCGCCCAATAATGCGACCCTGGTCGTGGTGGGCGACATCAAGGCCGAATCACTGTTGCCGACGATCGCCAGGCTGTTCGAGCCCATTCCTAAGGGACCGTCCCCCAAACCGCTGACCGTGCGGGAGCCCGATCAACGAGGCGAGCGGCGCTTCCTGCTCAAGCGTGAAGCCCAGCTCCCCTTCGTCATGATGGGCTATCGGGTACCGAACTACACAAGCGATGACTCCTACGCCTTGAACATTCTCGAATCCATTTTGTCGCATGGGAAGAGCGCACGCCTCTATCAAAGTCTGGTGTATGACCAGAAATTGGCCCTCGCGGTGGGAGCTGATTACGGTTTGATGCAGGCGGACCCAGGCCTCTTTTACTTTTATGCTTTGGTGAAGCCAGGCGAGAAGACGGAAGCGGTGGAAGAAGCCCTATTGAAGGAGATCCATCGTCTTCAGACGGAACCGCCGACCGAGCTCGAATTGCAGCGTGCCAAGAATCAAATCGAAGCCGCCCATATCTTTGAACAAGATTCCAACTTCCGGCACGCCATGTTGTTGGGCGAAGCCGAAACCGTCGGCGCCGGGTGGCGGAAGGTTGAGCAATTCATCGATCGAACGAGGGCCGTCACAGTGCAAGACGTGCTTCGCGTGGCCAATCAATATCTGAGCGCGGACGTGCGCACCACCGGCATCCTGTTGCCGAACCCTCCGCGCCAGAATGCCGCAGCCACGCCGGCCCCATAA
- a CDS encoding cell division protein ZapA, producing the protein MTKTIEVEIYGQRYTVNGDADESYVRRLAEIVDKQMKNVSTSMKTATPVKLAVLAAINLAHEWLESERRHQQGEADVDRRMASLMDSIDQQMPSILSR; encoded by the coding sequence TTGACTAAAACCATCGAGGTCGAGATCTACGGACAGCGCTACACCGTCAATGGTGATGCCGATGAATCGTATGTGAGGCGCCTCGCTGAAATTGTTGATAAACAAATGAAAAACGTGTCGACGAGCATGAAGACTGCCACCCCCGTCAAGCTGGCTGTCCTGGCTGCCATCAATCTTGCCCATGAATGGCTGGAGTCGGAGCGCCGCCATCAGCAGGGTGAGGCCGATGTGGATCGCCGTATGGCATCCCTCATGGATTCGATCGACCAACAGATGCCATCGATCCTGTCCCGTTGA
- the xseB gene encoding exodeoxyribonuclease VII small subunit → MAAIKFEQAMARLETIVGELEKGDLPLDESLKIFEEGIRLSKTCLKMLEDAERKVEILVQEKDGRKRLQAFSLEDDDAGAPSAKV, encoded by the coding sequence GTGGCTGCCATTAAGTTCGAACAAGCAATGGCTCGACTCGAGACGATTGTCGGCGAGCTCGAAAAGGGTGATCTACCCCTCGATGAGTCGCTCAAAATCTTTGAAGAAGGTATTCGCCTGTCGAAAACCTGCTTAAAGATGTTAGAGGATGCCGAGCGCAAAGTTGAAATCCTTGTGCAGGAAAAGGACGGCCGTAAGCGGTTGCAGGCCTTTTCCCTGGAGGATGACGACGCCGGTGCCCCCTCTGCCAAAGTCTAG
- a CDS encoding TIGR00282 family metallophosphoesterase: MKVLAIGDIMGEPGRRAVGRLLPKLIAQHDIDVVIGNGENVAGGFGITPDLCDELFDLGVSVITTGNHAWDKKELLDMFPQEARLLRPANYPEGVPGRGSYIMTTPGGESLGVLQLMGRAFMPTIDCPFQVAKRELSRLKTQVAAVVVDMHAEATSEKMAMGHFLDGQVTAVVGTHTHVQTADEQILPKGTAYITDIGMTGPLHSVIGIKKELAIEKFLTGMPRRFEVASGPTVFCAVLVDLDAKLGKALSIQRIRVVD, from the coding sequence ATGAAAGTTTTGGCCATCGGCGACATCATGGGGGAACCGGGCCGTCGAGCTGTCGGTCGGCTTTTGCCGAAACTGATTGCTCAGCACGATATCGATGTCGTGATCGGCAATGGAGAAAACGTCGCGGGGGGATTCGGGATTACTCCCGACCTCTGCGACGAGCTGTTCGATTTGGGCGTGTCGGTCATTACGACGGGCAATCACGCTTGGGACAAGAAGGAACTTCTGGACATGTTTCCTCAGGAGGCACGGTTGCTACGGCCGGCCAACTACCCCGAGGGCGTACCGGGAAGAGGCAGTTACATCATGACGACGCCCGGTGGGGAGTCACTCGGTGTGCTGCAATTGATGGGGCGGGCATTCATGCCGACAATCGATTGTCCCTTTCAGGTCGCGAAGCGTGAGCTGTCCCGTCTGAAGACCCAGGTGGCGGCGGTGGTCGTCGACATGCATGCCGAGGCGACGTCCGAAAAGATGGCTATGGGGCATTTTCTTGACGGGCAGGTGACAGCGGTGGTCGGGACCCATACCCATGTCCAAACTGCGGACGAACAGATACTTCCCAAGGGTACCGCCTACATTACCGATATCGGCATGACGGGGCCGCTGCATTCCGTCATCGGCATCAAAAAGGAGCTTGCGATCGAGAAGTTTTTGACGGGCATGCCCCGTCGGTTCGAAGTCGCCTCCGGTCCGACCGTCTTCTGTGCCGTTCTCGTGGATTTGGATGCAAAACTCGGCAAAGCGCTGTCCATTCAGCGCATCAGAGTGGTGGATTGA